The window ATTTCAAAAGGTCTGGCTATCACCGTTATTGGCGGTTTGACAAGCTCGACATTGCTTACGTTAATTATTGTTCCGATTGTATATGAAGTCCTTTCGAAGCTATTCAAAAAGAACCGCAGAGAAGAAGAAGTAAACTAAATGGTTTTTTTAGGGCCAAAAACGACATGTTTATGAAAATATGATTGATAGAAAGCCAAGCGTTTAGGTATGCAATACCTAGACGCCTGGCTTTTTTTGCGTTAAATTATATGAACTGGAAAAATGCAGGATATTGACAGAATCGTTTTCATAGTATAGCCTTAGAAATATAATTTAATAGTAACCTCACTTTTAACAGTGAGGTAGAGGCGCGGTATTTAACAGTCCATAGTGGAGTTTGAGAAGGCAATGATGCTATGGAGAAGGAAATGTCGCCGAAGTGGGTATTATTTCTCAATAATGCTTGCTGGGTCTGCAGTGAATAATTGCAGGACTGTCTCGGTGAACTCCCAAGTTCACCTGAGTTGTGCTATCTCATTCGGGATAAAGAGAGGGAATCTGTGCTTGCGTACATATATGTGCGGCCTGAGTCTATCTCAGGCCGCTTTTTGTGTTCTGCGGCACCAAAAATGGAGGAGAAAAGTTGTGAACAAGAAATTATCTATTATTCTAACACTCATGCTGTCTGCGATACTTTTACTGGCAGGCTGTGGCTCCAGCGAGAGCACCGGCTCCGGTAAATCAGATAAAGATACATTTAAAGTCGGTCTTGAAGCAGGGTATGCGCCATTTAACTGGACACAGACTGATGACTCAAATGGCGCAGTTAAAATTTCTGGTTCTGCCGAATATGCTGGCGGCTATGATGTTGAAATTGCAAAAAAAATAGCTGATGGCCTTGGCAAGGAACTTGTTATTGTTAAAACCGAATGGGATGGGCTGGTACCAGCTCTGACCTCTGGCAAAATAGACGCCATTATCGCGGGTATGTCGCCTACTGCAGAACGAAAAAAGACAATTGATTTTACAGATAACTATTATAAGTCAGACCTAGTTATGGTAGTTAAAAAGGGCAGCAAATATGAAAATGCGACTTCCATTCAGGATTTCAGCGGTGCTAAGGTTACTGCGCA is drawn from Bacillus sp. FJAT-18017 and contains these coding sequences:
- a CDS encoding transporter substrate-binding domain-containing protein: MNKKLSIILTLMLSAILLLAGCGSSESTGSGKSDKDTFKVGLEAGYAPFNWTQTDDSNGAVKISGSAEYAGGYDVEIAKKIADGLGKELVIVKTEWDGLVPALTSGKIDAIIAGMSPTAERKKTIDFTDNYYKSDLVMVVKKGSKYENATSIQDFSGAKVTAQLNTFHYSVIDQIDGVKKQTAMDNFPAMRVALESGMIDGYVSERPEAVSASSANSNYVMVEFEKGFKTSEDDTAIAAGLEKGSDLTDKINEILSAISEEERTSIMDEAIKNQPAAK